A genomic region of Roseateles amylovorans contains the following coding sequences:
- a CDS encoding class I SAM-dependent methyltransferase encodes MQPLLDVIAGLSRPTELCRLFHGRGGRYPGCESWTLDFYPPVFLLTSFSGATEEELHRIGEALTARWAEIAPGEPLNWVYQFRDEMRPTNQVMAGAVPDEHVVEEQGARYHVHLLRGQNHGIFLDMSEGRRWVRDWASAHPGGKVLNLFAYTCAFSVAAMRGGAGEVSNFDMARGALEIGRRNHQLNGFRSGVQFQSHDIFNSWGKIRRAGPYDLVIMDPPSYQKGSFVDTKDYARLVRRLPELLAPGGHALLCLNSPKLDSSFLRELVDQEAPSMRFVQRVDNPEVFADVSPERALKVMVYRAPDEPIAPADASVLNEA; translated from the coding sequence ATGCAGCCTCTTCTTGATGTCATCGCCGGCTTGTCCCGTCCCACTGAACTGTGCCGGCTGTTCCATGGACGGGGAGGGCGCTATCCGGGCTGCGAGTCGTGGACGCTGGACTTCTATCCACCGGTCTTCCTGCTGACCAGCTTCAGTGGGGCGACCGAGGAGGAACTCCATCGCATCGGCGAAGCGTTGACCGCCCGTTGGGCCGAGATCGCGCCGGGCGAGCCGCTGAACTGGGTCTATCAGTTCCGCGACGAGATGCGGCCGACCAACCAGGTGATGGCGGGCGCCGTGCCGGACGAGCACGTGGTGGAAGAACAGGGCGCGCGCTATCACGTGCACCTGCTGCGCGGACAGAACCACGGCATCTTCCTGGACATGTCCGAGGGCCGGCGGTGGGTGCGGGACTGGGCGTCCGCGCATCCGGGTGGCAAGGTGCTCAATCTGTTCGCCTACACCTGCGCGTTCTCGGTGGCGGCCATGCGGGGTGGAGCGGGTGAGGTGTCGAATTTCGACATGGCCCGCGGCGCGCTGGAGATCGGTCGACGCAACCACCAGCTCAACGGGTTCCGGAGCGGGGTGCAATTCCAGTCCCACGACATCTTCAACTCCTGGGGAAAGATCCGCCGCGCCGGGCCGTATGACCTGGTGATCATGGATCCGCCCAGCTACCAGAAGGGCAGCTTTGTCGACACCAAGGACTATGCGCGACTGGTGCGCCGTCTGCCGGAGCTGCTGGCCCCCGGCGGCCACGCGCTGCTGTGCCTGAACTCGCCCAAACTCGACAGCAGCTTCCTGCGCGAGCTGGTCGATCAGGAGGCGCCGTCGATGCGCTTCGTGCAGCGGGTGGACAACCCCGAGGTGTTCGCCGATGTGTCGCCGGAACGCGCCCTGAAAGTGATGGTCTATCGCGCCCCTGACGAGCCGATCGCCCCGGCCGATGCGTCGGTGCTCAACGAGGCCTGA